The window CCAGGCTTGAAGTTTAGGCATTACATGGTCTTGTGTGGTATGCTTTGGCAACCTGGCCACTGCAGACACTGCTGGGATTCATAATCCTATTGTGAGTTATGATAAAgcttttgtacattttcttaaaagcaaaaaaaacatacacatattcCATAATGCGTATGGAATAACACTCTAATGTTTAAAATTGGCAACATTATtagatgtttatattttttgttttcttttgtttttgctttcattaTGATTGCAccaaaatgtaaagtaaaaattttATCAAATCTTCTAGAGACACCGAAGTCCCTTTCTTCCAGCTGTCTGCAGATGTCCCTTAGATATCCATGTAGGGCCTACAGCGTCtactctttccccctctctcatGTCGCTGTTAGTCTCTTTAGTCTAGTTCAGTCGGACGTCTTCATTTCGGCACTAACACACGCTTCCTGCCTCACAACAGATGCTATGTTTATACATGGCCGTAAGCACACAGCCTCGCCGGCGTATCCCCTTCAAACGTCTCCGCGGCTGCCATTCTGACTCTCGCTCCAGCTCTTGCCCCACAATGGTTGCTCAGTCAGTTGCCTGCCTGTCAGATTTATATGTGCTGTGGTCTGTGTGATAGGGGCAGAGGGAAACACTACCTCTCAGGGTGCAGCACGGTGTCTTTTTTCAGAGGAATATCTAAATATAAAAGTATACTGCTAAAAACATATAATGGCTTGCTGACATTCTGTCAAGGGCGAGGAGAGGGGGgagcagagaaaacaacaggTGGGGGTgcaggagacagaaaagagggGCGGCGGGTGCTAGCACAGGGCCAGAGTTgcgtgtctgagtgtgtgtgtgtgtgtgtgtgtgtgtgcgtgagtgtgttgTGAGACTTTCCGAAGTACTGGGCTGACATGAGAGTAAGAGATGTCACCAGAGCGAGTGATTTAAGGCTCTGTGAACCTTGCGCTCCCTCCAGGTCAGAGCGTCTGCCTTATATAGAATTCTAGGATCTCTCTTTCTACCTTTCTCtgtgtcactctctctctctctccctctgtctgctaGAACGtggttgtgtttatttctgtgtcttGTTGGGGCAAGGGCTGTGTGACAGTATGATCCAATGGGGAAGATATCTGGGCCAGAGGGTGTAGCAGTCATGTGAGTGACATCTACGTTTTATCATGGGTTGCTCCTCTTGCACAGGTCCAACCTTTCCATTTGTCTCTATAAATCAAGTGATTCACTACACAGTTGTGCAACGGTTCTTAAACCGGCCTAAATTTGGCCTAATTGATTTTGTTCATCCTCCTTCCCCCTCTCTACCTCCCCCCCATTAGATACTCCTTCACCTAGCAGTCGACGAAGCTTCCCCCCATCCTTCTGGGACAGTAACTACTCCTCGCCTCAGAGCCGCTCCCACTGTGAGACTGGTGCTCCTTCCTATTCCATGGACCCATATGCATCAGGGTTGCACCCGGGCCTGCCACACCCACACGCTCATCCTCACCCACACGCTCATCCTCACTCCCATCCTCACCCACCAGAGAGTTGGGGATATCCCCAGGCCCAAGCCTACGGGCCCCCACGGCCTCTCCATGAACTGTATTCACCGTCAGCTTTGGAGCCCCATTACGGGGCACTGCTCATGCCCACGGTGAGGCCACCTCATCTCCCTAGCTTGCCAAGCCACTATGAAGTGAGCAAACTGGAGCCCACCGCCTCCTGGCCCAGCCTGCTTCCCCCAGGAGACGTCAGCCAGACGCTGGCACTCAACATGGATGCAGGTACCCACTCAACCGTGTCAGGCTTTTGCAAATAGTAgaagtgtttctttatttacagtttataaaatgtctctAATCAAATCAGATttgaaaaatcagaaaatgtaaagtatgacaaatgctttttttctatACTGGACATTTACGTGTCAAGTATAGAACATAATGAGAGCACGCTTGAAATTCTGCAGCGTACcagtttcacttttttgtgCCATTAATTGCCAAAAACATTTTACCCAAGGTATTCTGAATTATGAGTATTGATATTATTTAATCAAACACGTGCCTTCTGACAaccattcacacaaacacacacactcttgcatCAACGTTCAAGCCTTGTGATACCCTTTATaggaaacacatgcacagaggcATACACTTGTGATCTTGAATGCCCAAGGCCCTGACGCGggctctcacacacaaacacacgcacaatACATCACAATCATCACAGAAGctctcttttcctccatctAAAACAGGATGTTTGGCAAAAGTAGGCTCCATGACAACCTGTGTTCTGTTGTTCGCCGTTGTCCTCCTCATTGTTTCCTTGTCCTTTTTTCTCAggcctccagcagcacaagaaagGCAAGGAGCTGTACTGGTTTTAACGAGCCCTTCAGTCACATTGACCAGCCATTACCAGATCCAATTAGTCCCTGGACCTGCTCTGCTATTGAAGCAGCGTGTCCCTTTATCCCCCCCACACACTCTATTCCCGTCTATCCACCCCCTTCTCTCTGCTCCTGGCCTCCCCTGCCAGTATACAGCCTTGCTCCAGGTCGACGTGTGTGCACCATGGAGAtaaagcagagagagggagagagagaggaagagggagagagacactgtCTACAATCTCTGCTGTTGCTCTCTCTTTCGCATctctcttcactctctctcatgTTGCTGCCGGTGCAGCACAGACCTTGGCAAGGTGTGAGCCACAGTGACCTGTTTGGACTGAGAAAGACAGGATCACAACAGACTTTCgcagaggacagagagatagagggatGAATGGAGGGGCAGAGGGATGAATAGCGGCAAGCAGGGATTCCCTCCAATGTTCCTGGTTATCTCTGTCTCATGTTCTTTGTTGGTGCAGTGGCTGTCATCATCCACTTATCTGCATTTCACAAATGCAACATGCAACGATAAACAGGAGCAGCAATTATGGCGGTTTATGCTTTGTGACTGTAATCATGATGCCTTTTTTTGGGTTGTTATTATATAATTTTGCTCTCTGAAATAAAGTGTTTCTATTTATTGGTGTTTATGtgcatttctaaaatgtttgGTTAGGCCAGTGTTCTGAAATGATTGTGATTcagtttattgtgttttctaaagagagaggagaagcagaTGACCATACCATGTGTTTTTGGTGGAGCTTCTCATCTATCTATGAAGGAATCTTTTGTGGAGAATAATCGTCATTTcttaaaaacatatcaaaaatgtgttcagttcAACAAGTATTTGTTTGCTCTGGACAGACTTAAAGATTGTGTTCTTTCaatttgatgatgatgttcCATTTTAgttctttatttctctgtcattCTTAGATGTTTTGAATTTGGGCTTTCTaaggttttttgtgtgtcatttctcatttttgtgTCCAAGAAGATTGTGatgtcaataaatatttttatggtAAATTGCCAAATCTCCTACATGTTTACCTTGCATGACATTATAAGTAATAGTATCCGAGCTGCTACTAATTTAAAAGGACATTGTAGGTATAGCcggacagagagaaataaatacGTCCAGAGGACAAATACTAACATTAGCTTCAAGAAATGTGTCTCAGTATTGGCCAGAACACACCTGGTGGACAATGAAGGCTTGATGGAGGCTTTGAGATCACTTTCTGATTTTACGCACTGATATATATAGTGTGTTGATATATTAGTAGCTGTGTGAATCCTAGAGACAGTAGCACAGCCAGATGTGACATATGCTGTGCAATGCGTCTTATTTAAAAGGCCTTCCATTTGAATTCCTGCTTGCATTCACACTTTGTCACCTATAAAGTGGGAACGAGTGGTGAATGCCAGCAATGTGTAACCAGAGAAGAAGCCAGCCATCCCAGCTATGCACCAAATGTTGCTATGTTATTGATCCGATAATTAGATTATGTGCTAAGGTATGCCACTCTGGGCCACTGTCACAATTTAGCGGCTGTTATGTATGACCCCCACTAGAGAGCAGCCAACTATGTGATTGGCTCTAAGCTGAGGAAACATGTAGAGTAATGAAATTATTAGAGTTTACAAGGGATAGCGTTCCTCTCAGTTTCTCATGCCAAGCATCTTACTGCCTTTTCACACCAGTATTGTCACTATTGCCTGAGGGTTTCTTTTTCACACTGGATCCTCCAGGATCTACTCTGTAGTTAGTATGCACCCACAGCTATTGTCACATTATATTACTTAGATGTCAATAAACTCTACATAGCATTGCATAGCCATGTTAACCATCATACTGTAACAGTTTGTGTGGAGGAAAGTCACTGTTACACAAATGTAGTCATTATGGATGCTGACCATTGCAGTGATATGAAttgtttcattcagtttgttAAATTTTCAGAAGAAGCACCAGAAAGAGTACTGTAGATCAATTTTATTACTGACATACAATTAAATGTGTGCGGCCTGTGTtaacaaacagaaatactgtataagcACAGCCTAAGGAAATGCTGCCCTCTCTTGGTAGGTTTATAACACTGCAAAAGCCAGATAAAAGATGAATAAGGGTTTTCCAAAACTCACTTACTCCACAATGACCAGTTGTGAAAAATTGACATATGTGGAGTTTTTAACCCTTAAATCTGTGAGAGGTATACTGCCCTACAAAGATTGAGAGCAGTAACTATGGAAGCAGGGAAGTTGAGAAAAAAGGGTTTAAAGTTTTCAGGCTGTCAGGCAAACTGCATAACAGATAGGTGGGTTGTAATGTTTTATGCACTTTTAGATTGattattttaccccccaaaaaacaatgCCACAGAACCCACATAATACCTAAAAAAACGTAGATACTGCACTCTGCACTCAGGGAATGCTCGGAGAACTGCAGTATctatacaaacaaaatgtgtttgttcagttttcttgtacaaattagtttgtttgtttgataattgattaattgattcagtcgttttttcaaataaaaatgccaaacatttgctggttccagcttctcagacaTGCAGCTTTAATGCTTTTCTGTGctgtatatcattttaaactgaatatctttgggttttggactgctggtcgaacaaaacaagacatttgaaggtcaccttgggctctgcaGAACAATGGCAGGCGTTTTTCGTTAGTTTTTGGACaatttattgacaaaacaactaaatgattaattgagaaaataactgtcagattaattgataatgaaaataattgctagtTGTAGCtctaatttacagtaataacttatcgtagaaaaggtttaggtcgtagtcatctggaatCAAGACGTTTCTTATACGAATTATATGTATCTGTTTTGCTGCTCTTTCAGTCTAATGTTAATATTCATCATGAAATcgatattataaataaatttacaattgaatacatttaaatatgtgattttagcagtggtggaagaagtattcagatcctttacttaagtaaaagtagtcataccacattgtgaaaatactccactacaagtaaaagtactgcattcaaaaccttacttaagtaaaagaatttaagtattatcagcaaaatttacttaaagtatcaaaagtaaaagtagtactCATTGTATAGGAAAATGCTCCCAGTAGGTGTTTTActttatgatgtttttggattaattttactgctgcattaatgtgtatgttacATTTCAATGCtatagatgtttaaggttgtgccaattttaactgctttatatactgttgagtagtttaatctacagcaatgcatcatattctataagatcatcatatgtttgtagcgtcgctgtcctgtgagaaccacatatcaccaaaaagtcaacttttaatgagctcagaaaaacagccctgttttcagctttgtgattatgcattttccagctaatccaatgGGGGTTTAACAAGTTAATTTATCTTAAAAGAAGTAGGATcatttctcaacccataaaggaacactttgTGAGATACATAGTGATGaattgaaaaatatgaaaaattgaAATCTAAAAAGCAtcaagtaactaaagctgtcagacaaacttagtggagtaaaacgtaaaatggaaatactaaagtaaagtacaagtacctcaaatttgtattttagtacagtatttgaataaatgttcttagttacattccaccagtgGATTTTAGGGTAATCTAACCACCAAATCACAGGAGTTAAACTTAACTAAAGTTGGATCTGCTAAGCTTAGCAGGAGTTAAGCTAGCTTGATTCACTCAAACCCCATCCCTGTTCCCACCACTTGCTTGTAAATACCAACCCCAACTTTGTgtagaaacagacagaggacagtaGCAGAAGGCACTGGAACAGTGAAGTGTATCTGCACCTTTCACATCTGGACTTCCTCAGGAGGAATGGCTCTTCTGCCTACAAGGTATGCATCAGTTTTTTTGGTTTGTATATTACTTTtctatgttttacatttattgacTGTAGTTAGAATATTAACAGGGGTCATCAACAACTTATTAAAGTTCAACATTGTTCATCATCAGTAATGTTTTGTGCATTATAACATTATCTGTGAATGACAGATTGCAAACGCTTTATAAAAATCTACTGACCTttatggggaaaaaagctgtctCACACAGAAAAGGGTAAAATCTAGACATGGCATACAGACGCAGCCTGATCAAATAAAAACCGGTATTTGTGTTGTTCTGACTGCCACTGTTTGTCTCGACATGTTCAGTGCTAGATGTCGATCTGCTTTAGTCCCAGTGTTTAGATAGCAGTAAGACCGGTACAACCAGTACTGTTGTACCGTTTGTACTATGCTGATACaaaatgaagttaaaaaaaattacacttgatgcaattaaactgaaaatattttaacattgaaCTGGCTGCAAATGTAGGTGAAGATAAGCTGAAAGAATGGATGCAGTAAATGTCAAACACTGTCTTGACACTGGCTGACAAATAAACAGCCTGCTATTGCTTTTAATATTATGTCTTTGGCCCCTTAAGACCCACTGAGAGCTTTCAGTGTTGTGCACAAATAGAAACTGctaaaagtttgtttgtgttttgctaaGACATAAATATAGTTATACATGTattaagtgaaatgaaattacATATTATCATAAATGCAGTAATTCAGATGTGGATactgtcaaaatgtttgttattcTAAATTGTATGCtcaacacacagaaaaaagcaCTTAACAAATGCAACCACAGTTTATCCATACAAAAGGGGACACGCAGCAAAGGTCTCCAGCCAGATGGGAGCCGACAACATTGTGGTTCAGGGCATTTCAGTGAATGTTATCTGTCATCACTCACTGTCACAGAAGCTGGTGGAAATTTTTCTAGGTAAGGCTGTGCCACATCCAGTCGATTTTAGTAAATatcccagtatgatttaatgcaaaaaagtgaaggtatcaaaaacacatactactactactttgcagttaaatatttaataagtaCTTTTTTCCAACATGAAATAAAGCAGTAAATAACACCTTGACCaacacatcaggacatcttattttggtcacccacAAAGgcgaattcagtataatataaaacatgtaatacaaaatgtttatttatagagATGCTCCTATGgactttgttttgttggggaaaccaataataataataataataataataataataaactttatttatagagtacttatcaaaacaaagtacttcacagagagaaataaaataccacagtgaatgataaaatacataaaaaccaataaaacagacagctcaggtaaaatcaggaaatgctttcagataaaaaggcatcttgagaagagacttaaaagaagatactgactcagacaacctaatttctttgggcaagttgttccagagcctcggggccctgatggtaaaagctctgtcccccttagttttcatcctggactcaggaacagacagaagacccctgcccgaagatctcaaagtatgtaaaggttcataagggattacaaggtctaaaatatagtctgaaGCCAGGCcacgaagagccttaaaagtaatcaacaagatcttaaaatcaatcctaaaacaaacagggagccaatgtaaagaggctaaaacaggggtgatggttaaaagcctagctcAAGTAAACATGAATTGTAATCAGGaataaaggtccagtgtgtaggatttagtggcatctagcggtgaaactgcagtttgcaaccatttgaatacagctcggatcatcctccccttccaagcatgtaggacaAACTaaggtggctgcgaaactcgcgaaaatgcaaaaggccctatctagagccaatgactactactactgtagaaacacggcggtgcaacatggcagactccgtggaaggggacccgctctctctgtagatataaatggtttattctaaggtaatgaaaaaaacagtgttattttcaggcaattatacactaatgaaaacaatattATATGAATAGCTCtattcagacacttgaatggacaTAAGCATGGGAGTCAACATCAAGTACTCTGAGGTgtagagataaaaaaaagtccAGTACTTTGACTTCAAAACTCTCCCCTTACTTAAAAAGGCACAACCTGGTGGTGGAAGCCATACAACACATCCACAAACATTAAGACTGCATAATTATGAACACCAGATCCTGGAAAACATGTTAGATCAGTATATCTTGGAATATAGACATTACCTGCATAGAAAtgaattttgaatgaaatgaattaaCCTGTTAAATGAATTAGGCTAtgctcaaaaataaattgtggggtcCCTGATAACGAATagaaaacagttaacagaaggaaatacccaaaataataaacataaacaatctTGTAAATATCAATTGACCTCTCACACATGGAATTATTTgagatttgtttaaaaatgtcaactatgcacATCACACAAAAACCACACTGGGGCTGcacatgaacaaatgtacactaccAGTTAGAGTTTGACTACATCTGCTTCATACCTGCTTATTCATTGTCCATGTGGGAGTATGGTGCTCAGCCTCTACAGAGATGTTGTAGCGATGCAGCCCAACAGCTCGTTTTGGACCATATTTGACGCCTTTAAAAACGGTAGCGTTAAGTTAGCCGTCTGCTCCTCCAGCACACTATCtagggaggcaacaaaatccaccagtcccctgaaaatgccagggttgtcCGAGGAGTCAGTCTCGTCATACCCACGCAAGGCCGACTCAAAAGCCCCACAACACTTCACACAATCGATTGTTTTGGATGAAATGTGCCTGTGTTTTCAGTAGCGCAGGGATCGAAAAGTGGCTGACTGTACGCCACAAGCTAGTGGCTCCACCGGCCTTGAGTGGTTTACCGCTCGTGTTCCACCGGCACATACCGTTTCCTAACGACAGGTGCCGTTTGAAAATGGTAGGCCACTGCCAGACTgtccaaatcaaatcaaaacaagttCTGCCGTAAATGTAtatttcttctgtctttattgACACTGAATACATGCCGCTGGATCAGGAGTTGTATACAGGTAGAAAACGGCTATCGCCCATTACGGATTTGATTTGAGTACGCTGATTGGCTAAATTCTTACGTTCATATCTTTAATCAGTAATTGGCTAAACTGCAACTTGTCATTCGCCCCAGAGCCCGCAGGAGCGGTGAGGCTGTGTTATGGAGGAGGAGCGGCTTTTCAACTactcggaaggtcggcggttcgaacccggcttcccccaggccacatgtcgaagtgtcctcgGGTGACAGAGTTAGTGTCTAAAATgtggtgaatgtgatatgtagtgtgaagcgcttggAAAGTACTGTCTGTGGTTGAGATCATAGACTGTATGTGAGACATTTGGAGGGGAGGTGTAAGAAAAGCATGTACTTTGCGCAGAtgatattttacacatattactcGGTGCATTCCaaatttcaaacacacaaatatagacTATTTGTATAATTTAgaataataaatcatttcattattttttttttctaattgtgCATTCCAgacagcggtggaagaagtattcagattttAGCAGttgaagacagagaagaaacatttagaaaatgtatatgtaaaaattacaatcaTAAGCAtaagtgtgtttatttgattttgaccaAAACGTAGTTTTGAAAAACCCCTCTATGATTTTCCCATGTAC is drawn from Siniperca chuatsi isolate FFG_IHB_CAS linkage group LG15, ASM2008510v1, whole genome shotgun sequence and contains these coding sequences:
- the vgll2b gene encoding transcription cofactor vestigial-like protein 2b isoform X1 encodes the protein MSCLDVMYPAYGHYAPYAPTAPAFINSLQAPTGLSRTSSHCRDFMDTPRGPERMSGGPGTGGSTSSSSSSSSSSSSYTPAALRPEEGPKEKQEPPEAEYLTSRCVLFTYYQGDISSVVDEHFSRALSSYMDGEGKRRASDQQSTDTPSPSSRRSFPPSFWDSNYSSPQSRSHCETGAPSYSMDPYASGLHPGLPHPHAHPHPHAHPHSHPHPPESWGYPQAQAYGPPRPLHELYSPSALEPHYGALLMPTVRPPHLPSLPSHYEVSKLEPTASWPSLLPPGDVSQTLALNMDAGLQQHKKGKELYWF
- the vgll2b gene encoding transcription cofactor vestigial-like protein 2b isoform X2, whose protein sequence is MDTPRGPERMSGGPGTGGSTSSSSSSSSSSSSYTPAALRPEEGPKEKQEPPEAEYLTSRCVLFTYYQGDISSVVDEHFSRALSSYMDGEGKRRASDQQSTDTPSPSSRRSFPPSFWDSNYSSPQSRSHCETGAPSYSMDPYASGLHPGLPHPHAHPHPHAHPHSHPHPPESWGYPQAQAYGPPRPLHELYSPSALEPHYGALLMPTVRPPHLPSLPSHYEVSKLEPTASWPSLLPPGDVSQTLALNMDAGLQQHKKGKELYWF